GCGCACCCTGGTACCCGTCGAGGTCGTCCGCGTGGAGCCGCCTCCGCCCGCGCCGCCCGAGAAGCCGAAGATGCCGCCGCGCGTGGTCTCGGAGCCCGTCCGGCCGACCCGCTCGACGCCCACGTTCCAGAATCTGCTGATGGACCCGACGCCGCGCCTCGAGCGCAAGCTGGATCCGGCGCCGGCCACGCCCGACCGACGCTTCATGGCCTCGGCCCAGGTGCCGGGGCCCGCGCTGCCCATCCCGGGCGCGCCGGGAGCCGGCGGCCCCCTGCTCCCGTCCCCGGAGATCCCCGGCGCCCGCAGCGGGAGCCCGCGCACCGGTCAAGGTCTCGCCAACGCCACCGGCGAGGGCGTCACCTCGCGCGCCCGCCCCCTCGGCGGGTATCAGACCACCCCTCGCTATCCGGAAGCGGCCCGCCGCGAAGGGGTCGAAGGCGTGGTCACGCTCCGATTCGAGGTGCTCGCGAACGGAAAAGTCGGCACCGTGCAGGTGCAACAGTCCGCGGGCCGCGAGGACATGGACCGCGCCGCCGTGGAGGCGGTCCGGACCTGGCTCTT
This is a stretch of genomic DNA from Candidatus Methylomirabilota bacterium. It encodes these proteins:
- a CDS encoding TonB family protein produces the protein MPEARPAMIDGRLAGWPLWLSVGLHAVGLATVSSVLALAHHLPERTLVPVEVVRVEPPPPAPPEKPKMPPRVVSEPVRPTRSTPTFQNLLMDPTPRLERKLDPAPATPDRRFMASAQVPGPALPIPGAPGAGGPLLPSPEIPGARSGSPRTGQGLANATGEGVTSRARPLGGYQTTPRYPEAARREGVEGVVTLRFEVLANGKVGTVQVQQSAGREDMDRAAVEAVRTWLFEPARRGKEAVAVWVTLPVRFELHSR